A single Cellulomonas sp. SLBN-39 DNA region contains:
- a CDS encoding peptide deformylase, producing the protein MTVVRDLVRRLLDDAGGTGTAPIVQVGHPVLRATAFPCDGQLDDADLALLVALMQRTMRAAPGVGLAAPQIGIPLALAVVEDPGVDDAEVARVRERDRVPFRVLVNPAYEPVGEDRVGFYEGCLSVVGYQAVVARPRTVRLRAHDVTGAAVDEVVTGWAARIVQHETDHLGGTLYLDRAEMRSLSATDRLGAHWASQPVPLEASRALGFALPTPAGPGGAAPR; encoded by the coding sequence GTGACGGTCGTCCGCGACCTCGTGCGGCGGCTGCTCGACGACGCCGGCGGCACGGGCACGGCGCCGATCGTCCAGGTGGGGCACCCCGTGCTGCGTGCCACGGCGTTCCCCTGCGACGGTCAGCTCGACGACGCGGACCTCGCCCTGCTGGTCGCCCTCATGCAGCGCACGATGCGCGCGGCGCCGGGCGTGGGCCTCGCCGCCCCCCAGATCGGGATCCCGCTGGCGCTCGCGGTCGTCGAGGACCCGGGCGTCGACGACGCCGAGGTCGCGCGCGTGCGCGAGCGGGACCGGGTGCCCTTCCGGGTGCTGGTCAACCCCGCGTACGAGCCCGTCGGCGAGGACCGCGTCGGCTTCTACGAGGGCTGCCTGAGCGTCGTCGGCTACCAGGCGGTCGTCGCGCGCCCGCGGACCGTGCGGCTGCGGGCGCACGACGTGACCGGAGCAGCGGTGGACGAGGTCGTCACCGGGTGGGCGGCCCGGATCGTGCAGCACGAGACGGACCACCTGGGCGGGACGCTCTACCTGGACCGCGCCGAGATGCGGTCGCTGTCCGCGACCGACAGGCTGGGAGCGCACTGGGCGTCGCAGCCCGTGCCGCTCGAGGCGTCTCGGGCGCTGGGCTTCGCGCTGCCGACGCCCGCCGGACCGGGCGGGGCCGCTCCGCGCTGA
- the glmM gene encoding phosphoglucosamine mutase, translating into MGRLFGTDGVRGLANRDVTAEVALDLSVAAAHVLGSIGAFEGHRPRAIVGRDPRASGEFLAAAVAAGLASAGVDVDMVGVLPTPAVAHLTASRGVDLGVVISASHNPMPDNGIKFLARGGHKLDDELEKAIEARMGEHWERPVGAGVGRIRIDVGLAGEQYVQHLVSTVQHPLDGLRIVADCANGAASEVGPAALRAAGADVVVINASPDGRNINEESGSTHPEPLQAAVLAAHADLGVAFDGDADRCLAVDADGRVVDGDQIMGVLAIALAERDGLAHGTLVTTVMSNLGLRLAMQAAGIATVETAVGDRYVLEAMRAGGYGLGGEQSGHIILAEHATTGDGVLTALQLASRVAATGRPLGELADVVRRLPQTLVNVPGVDRGRTDDHVLLDAVRSAEKELGETGRVLLRPSGTEPLVRVMVEAATQTEADRVAHELAEVVRERLAL; encoded by the coding sequence CGCGCCATCGTCGGCAGGGACCCCCGCGCGTCGGGCGAGTTCCTGGCCGCCGCGGTCGCCGCGGGGCTCGCCTCGGCGGGTGTCGACGTCGACATGGTCGGCGTGCTGCCGACGCCGGCGGTCGCGCACCTGACGGCGTCGCGCGGCGTGGACCTGGGTGTCGTCATCTCGGCGTCGCACAACCCGATGCCCGACAACGGCATCAAGTTCCTCGCGCGCGGCGGCCACAAGCTCGACGACGAGCTGGAGAAGGCCATCGAGGCGCGCATGGGCGAGCACTGGGAGCGCCCCGTGGGCGCCGGTGTCGGCCGCATCCGGATCGACGTGGGGCTCGCGGGCGAGCAGTACGTCCAGCACCTCGTCAGCACCGTCCAGCACCCGCTCGACGGGCTGCGGATCGTCGCCGACTGCGCGAACGGCGCCGCCTCCGAGGTCGGCCCCGCGGCGCTGCGGGCCGCCGGTGCGGACGTCGTCGTCATCAACGCGTCCCCGGACGGGCGCAACATCAACGAGGAGTCCGGGTCGACGCACCCGGAGCCGCTCCAGGCGGCCGTCCTCGCGGCGCACGCCGACCTCGGCGTGGCGTTCGACGGCGACGCCGACCGGTGCCTCGCGGTCGACGCGGACGGCCGGGTCGTCGACGGCGACCAGATCATGGGCGTGCTCGCGATCGCCCTCGCGGAGCGGGACGGGCTCGCCCACGGCACGCTCGTGACGACGGTCATGAGCAACCTGGGGCTGCGCCTGGCCATGCAGGCCGCGGGCATCGCGACCGTCGAGACCGCGGTCGGCGACCGGTACGTCCTCGAGGCCATGCGGGCCGGCGGGTACGGCCTGGGCGGCGAGCAGTCCGGGCACATCATCCTGGCCGAGCACGCCACGACCGGGGACGGGGTGCTGACCGCGCTGCAGCTCGCGTCGCGCGTGGCGGCCACCGGACGGCCCCTCGGCGAGCTCGCGGACGTCGTGCGGCGCCTGCCGCAGACCCTCGTCAACGTCCCCGGCGTCGACCGGGGGCGCACCGACGACCACGTCCTGCTCGACGCGGTCCGCTCGGCGGAGAAGGAGCTCGGGGAGACCGGGCGGGTGCTGCTGCGCCCCTCCGGCACGGAGCCCCTCGTGCGGGTCATGGTCGAGGCCGCGACGCAGACGGAGGCCGACCGGGTCGCCCACGAGCTCGCGGAGGTCGTGCGCGAGCGGCTCGCGCTGTGA